The Borreliella andersonii genome has a segment encoding these proteins:
- the lon gene encoding endopeptidase La translates to MDESKKARSGDKKKEKAVAGILPHSNKPARVPLIAVPSHPVFPGMFIPIVLISDSDMKAIDYAMKGNGIIALFVFNDKFLEKNNNNVQQKLIIDYSKDIYSVGVTGRIIKKINLPDGGYNIFVSTFDRIKFVKVVLNDKFPIIEIDYLKQIPVRKDDIQSKAIYSSILLRTKEIFTHRKMPEVQLNMVNIEDKGKLCDIVASTISSSKNDHQIVLETLNVKDRLKKVLELIYEELNLIEIQNKIAKGIQERLEKQQKEFFLKEQLKAIKAELGIGDKKNSDLEKLKTKLKALELKGESLEVVEKELEKFSLLETSSAEYIVVRNYLELITELPWRDLKINFDKLDLQKSKKILDKTHYGMNEVKDRIIEYISVLKLRKTQKGAIILLVGPPGVGKTSIGAAIAKVLRTKFFRFSVGGMRDESEIKGHRRTYVGALPGKIIQGLRITKTNSPVFLIDEVDKISASSYGDPFSVLLEVLDPEQNVRFRDHYLDLPFDISNVFFILTANSVETIPRPLLNRMEVIEVSGYVDNEKIEIARKYLIPKVLSENGVDKDSLKFQSSSLVQIAQEYARDNGVRNFEKYLNKIVRKVARKLIENAEVKSYQISNDNLEEYVGVPVFRKESMLNAMYSGMVMGLAWTNYGGSTLMIETVKTESKVGGIKLTGRLGDVMKESANIAYTYVNSIKGDLNISKSFFEKNIIHLHIPEGATPKDGPSAGITIASAFISLALNKVVRPHLAMTGELSLTGNVMMIGGLREKIIAAKRSGVEHIIVPKANRVDLEEIPINIKSGINFYLVDNMREVIKLLF, encoded by the coding sequence ATGGATGAATCTAAAAAAGCTAGGTCAGGAGATAAAAAAAAAGAAAAGGCCGTAGCTGGTATTTTGCCTCATTCCAATAAGCCCGCAAGAGTGCCTTTAATAGCGGTTCCTTCTCATCCAGTTTTTCCGGGGATGTTTATTCCGATTGTTCTAATCTCTGATTCTGATATGAAAGCAATCGATTATGCTATGAAAGGCAATGGGATCATTGCCTTATTTGTTTTTAATGATAAATTTTTAGAAAAAAACAACAATAATGTTCAACAGAAATTAATTATTGATTATAGTAAAGATATTTATTCTGTTGGAGTTACTGGAAGGATAATAAAAAAAATTAATCTTCCAGATGGCGGTTACAATATATTTGTTTCAACTTTTGATAGGATTAAATTTGTTAAAGTTGTTCTTAATGACAAGTTCCCCATAATTGAGATTGATTATTTAAAGCAAATTCCAGTTAGAAAAGATGATATCCAATCGAAGGCAATTTATAGTAGTATTTTGCTTAGAACTAAGGAAATATTTACACATAGGAAAATGCCGGAAGTTCAATTAAATATGGTTAATATTGAGGATAAGGGGAAACTATGTGATATTGTAGCCAGTACTATTTCATCTTCAAAAAATGATCATCAAATAGTTCTTGAAACTTTAAATGTAAAAGATAGGCTTAAAAAAGTTTTAGAATTGATTTATGAAGAGCTTAATTTAATTGAAATTCAAAATAAAATTGCTAAGGGAATTCAAGAGAGATTAGAAAAACAACAAAAAGAGTTTTTTTTAAAAGAGCAGCTTAAGGCCATTAAAGCTGAACTTGGCATAGGAGATAAAAAAAACAGCGATTTAGAAAAGCTTAAAACCAAACTAAAGGCTTTAGAGTTAAAGGGAGAATCTTTAGAGGTAGTCGAAAAAGAGTTAGAAAAATTTTCACTTCTTGAGACAAGTTCGGCTGAATACATTGTTGTTAGAAATTATCTTGAGCTTATTACTGAACTTCCTTGGCGAGATTTGAAAATTAATTTTGATAAATTGGATTTGCAAAAATCTAAAAAAATTTTAGATAAAACTCATTATGGAATGAATGAAGTTAAGGATAGAATTATTGAATATATTTCTGTTCTTAAATTAAGAAAAACCCAAAAGGGTGCGATCATTCTTTTGGTGGGGCCTCCTGGTGTGGGGAAAACTTCTATTGGGGCAGCTATTGCAAAGGTTTTGCGTACCAAGTTTTTTAGATTTTCTGTTGGCGGAATGCGCGATGAGTCAGAGATTAAGGGACACAGAAGAACTTATGTTGGTGCTTTGCCTGGAAAAATTATTCAGGGCTTAAGAATTACTAAGACAAATTCTCCTGTGTTTTTAATTGATGAAGTGGATAAAATTTCTGCTTCAAGTTATGGGGATCCTTTTTCGGTTCTTCTTGAAGTTTTAGACCCCGAACAGAATGTTAGATTTAGAGATCATTATCTTGATCTTCCTTTTGATATTTCGAATGTATTTTTTATTTTAACTGCTAATTCTGTTGAAACAATACCAAGACCTTTGTTAAATAGAATGGAGGTTATTGAAGTTTCTGGATATGTTGATAACGAGAAAATAGAAATTGCAAGAAAGTATTTGATTCCCAAAGTTTTAAGTGAAAACGGAGTTGATAAAGATTCTTTAAAATTTCAAAGTTCATCTCTTGTTCAAATTGCTCAAGAGTATGCAAGAGATAATGGAGTGAGAAATTTTGAAAAATATTTAAACAAGATTGTAAGAAAGGTTGCTAGAAAGCTTATTGAAAATGCTGAGGTTAAATCTTATCAAATTTCCAATGACAATCTAGAAGAATATGTTGGTGTGCCTGTTTTTAGAAAAGAAAGCATGCTTAATGCTATGTATTCAGGGATGGTAATGGGCCTTGCTTGGACAAATTATGGAGGTTCAACTTTAATGATTGAAACTGTAAAGACGGAGTCCAAGGTGGGTGGAATTAAATTGACAGGTAGGCTTGGGGATGTTATGAAAGAATCCGCTAATATTGCCTATACTTATGTCAATAGTATTAAAGGAGATTTAAACATTAGTAAATCTTTTTTTGAAAAAAATATTATTCATTTACATATTCCAGAAGGAGCAACTCCAAAAGATGGGCCTTCTGCAGGAATTACAATAGCTAGTGCTTTTATATCTCTTGCTCTTAATAAGGTTGTTAGACCCCATTTGGCTATGACAGGAGAACTTTCTCTTACTGGGAATGTAATGATGATAGGGGGTCTTAGAGAAAAAATAATTGCAGCAAAGCGCAGTGGTGTGGAGCACATTATCGTTCCCAAGGCAAATAGAGTGGACTTAGAAGAAATTCCTATTAACATTAAGAGTGGCATTAATTTTTATCTTGTAGATAATATGCGCGAAGTTATTAAATTATTGTTTTAA
- the recJ gene encoding single-stranded-DNA-specific exonuclease RecJ, with the protein MKIWKQKETNIQNQELNRIAKQYNINTFEATLLINREIKEEDFMFFLEDSVNLLHNPFLLKNINKFINRINKAIKNNENILIFGDKDADGITATIIMYETLKDFGLNVSYKIPSNGEFYGLSNELINTALEKKISLIITVDNGISSIEEINYANSKGIEIIITDHHLPSEDFKTESIVINPHLKDDKYPFKEIAGCCVSFKTCLALSMSFTDLYSKNIVFLFLEKTKNEIILHAIEINNYILKQYIRLNNKNNLLINSSKFEKFIQNKYIVVFNKEDQDQLLHKHFAKGINTIDISENFIKKYPNFRKKTLTDLIQATKYFRYKEVGIKDKLYYIFYNIIFETNKNLLQKCLKKLSFVAIGTIADNMPIINENRIILKVGLKEIALRERMSINYLLKDANILTKSNITSMDIAYKIAPILNSTGRLEKADMAINFLLTNDIDQIENKFKEIKEINELRKCKEEKAWSSHNKNTIFKNDKFIVCYDNNTPKGISSRIATRLSAYYQKVAIFLTKQDNIIKGSIRSNNKINSKTLISIIPSHLVINSGGHKAAAGFTLHENLLEDFIKELEYATTKVEYETTNENESILIDAIFPKDLTKDSLFKTIEIFEPYGYKFREPILMMENAYLQELKIIEKNHSSKHINMRIKSQNDCYKAIFFNGTKKIEELDIKENQYLDIIFTVNEDFYYPGEKILKIIDIKKSAQINV; encoded by the coding sequence ATGAAAATTTGGAAACAAAAAGAAACTAATATTCAAAACCAAGAATTAAATCGCATTGCCAAGCAATACAATATCAATACCTTTGAGGCAACATTACTTATAAATAGAGAAATCAAAGAAGAAGATTTTATGTTTTTCCTTGAAGACAGCGTAAATTTATTACACAACCCTTTTTTATTAAAAAATATAAATAAATTCATAAACAGAATTAATAAAGCAATCAAAAATAATGAAAACATATTAATCTTCGGAGATAAAGATGCTGATGGAATCACAGCAACAATAATAATGTATGAAACTCTTAAAGATTTTGGACTTAATGTAAGCTATAAAATACCTTCAAATGGAGAATTTTATGGACTTTCAAACGAATTGATCAACACAGCTTTAGAAAAAAAAATCTCTTTAATAATAACTGTGGATAATGGTATTTCTAGCATTGAAGAAATAAATTATGCAAATTCAAAAGGAATAGAAATAATAATAACAGACCATCATCTTCCAAGTGAAGATTTTAAGACTGAAAGCATAGTTATAAATCCTCACCTAAAAGATGACAAATATCCATTCAAAGAAATAGCAGGATGCTGTGTAAGCTTTAAAACTTGCCTTGCCCTTAGCATGTCCTTTACAGACCTTTATTCTAAAAACATTGTATTTTTATTTTTAGAAAAAACAAAAAATGAAATTATTCTTCATGCAATTGAAATAAACAATTACATTCTAAAACAATACATAAGATTAAATAATAAAAATAACCTCTTAATCAATTCAAGCAAATTTGAAAAATTTATACAAAACAAATACATAGTAGTCTTTAATAAAGAAGATCAAGATCAATTATTACATAAACACTTCGCAAAAGGCATAAACACAATTGATATTAGTGAAAATTTTATAAAAAAATATCCAAATTTTAGAAAAAAAACATTAACAGACTTAATCCAAGCAACTAAATATTTCAGATATAAAGAAGTTGGGATTAAAGACAAGCTTTACTACATATTTTACAACATAATTTTTGAAACCAACAAAAATTTACTCCAAAAATGCCTAAAAAAACTTAGCTTCGTTGCAATAGGAACAATAGCAGACAATATGCCTATTATTAATGAAAACAGAATAATCCTAAAAGTAGGACTTAAAGAAATCGCACTAAGAGAAAGAATGTCTATTAATTATCTATTAAAAGATGCAAACATATTAACAAAATCAAATATAACTTCAATGGATATTGCATATAAAATTGCACCAATACTAAACTCAACAGGAAGGCTTGAAAAAGCAGATATGGCAATTAATTTTTTACTAACTAACGATATTGATCAAATAGAAAACAAATTCAAAGAAATAAAAGAAATCAACGAACTGAGAAAATGCAAAGAAGAAAAAGCTTGGAGTTCGCATAATAAAAATACTATTTTTAAAAACGATAAATTCATAGTTTGTTATGATAACAATACTCCAAAAGGAATAAGTTCTAGAATTGCAACTAGGCTTTCTGCTTACTATCAAAAAGTTGCTATTTTTTTAACAAAGCAAGATAATATTATTAAAGGATCAATTAGATCCAACAATAAAATCAATTCAAAAACACTAATATCAATAATACCTTCCCATTTAGTAATAAATTCAGGAGGGCATAAAGCTGCAGCTGGATTTACACTGCATGAAAATCTACTCGAAGATTTTATTAAAGAACTAGAATATGCAACTACAAAAGTTGAATATGAAACTACTAATGAAAACGAATCAATACTAATAGATGCTATTTTTCCAAAGGATTTAACAAAAGATTCTCTTTTCAAAACAATAGAAATATTTGAACCTTACGGTTATAAATTTAGAGAGCCAATATTAATGATGGAAAATGCTTACCTTCAAGAACTTAAAATAATTGAAAAAAATCATAGCTCAAAACATATAAATATGCGAATTAAATCACAAAACGATTGCTATAAAGCTATTTTTTTTAACGGAACAAAAAAAATAGAAGAATTGGATATAAAAGAAAATCAATATTTAGATATCATTTTTACAGTTAATGAAGATTTTTATTATCCTGGAGAAAAAATTTTGAAAATCATAGACATAAAAAAGAGCGCTCAAATCAATGTATAG
- a CDS encoding M23 family metallopeptidase: MYRIQKTLLILCILGIENINSEITNTIPKVQYKKEAFQGDYIYFASNQNFKSLSLLSTNKNPIISSSPFKFTVGSKIYYIALIGITPMIKEGKRKIQIEFENKSYIKEIEIKKFNFKRTKISFNKEKAKLITKKKSTKQKEQALVLWNIIGNTGDTTIYHYDALVKPIKDQYIVTSQYGDLRLYMQGNKKISNYTMHNGIDYAPFKRENTPIFAAGKGKVVFAQNRELTGNTIIIQHLPGVFTIYLHLSKLGISENKIVSAGEYIGHTGNTGLSTGPHLHFEVRINGIAINPDFLLNGMLIDKNKIINNIKRIE; encoded by the coding sequence ATGTATAGAATACAAAAAACTTTACTCATATTGTGTATTCTAGGAATAGAAAACATAAATTCAGAAATAACAAATACTATTCCTAAAGTCCAATATAAAAAAGAGGCATTTCAAGGAGATTACATATACTTTGCAAGTAATCAAAACTTTAAAAGTTTATCACTTTTAAGCACAAACAAAAATCCAATCATAAGCTCTTCCCCATTTAAATTTACAGTGGGGAGCAAAATTTACTACATAGCATTAATAGGAATTACACCAATGATAAAAGAAGGTAAAAGAAAAATTCAAATAGAATTTGAAAATAAAAGCTACATCAAAGAAATAGAAATAAAAAAATTTAACTTCAAAAGAACAAAAATTAGTTTTAATAAAGAAAAAGCCAAACTTATAACCAAAAAAAAATCAACAAAACAAAAAGAACAAGCTTTGGTTTTGTGGAATATTATTGGCAATACTGGAGACACAACAATATACCACTATGATGCTTTAGTCAAACCAATAAAAGACCAATACATTGTAACAAGTCAATACGGAGATTTAAGGCTTTACATGCAAGGTAACAAAAAAATTTCAAATTATACAATGCACAACGGAATTGATTATGCTCCATTTAAAAGAGAAAATACTCCGATTTTTGCAGCTGGCAAAGGAAAAGTTGTGTTTGCACAAAATAGAGAGCTAACGGGCAATACTATTATAATACAACATTTACCGGGAGTATTTACAATTTACCTTCACCTCTCAAAATTAGGAATAAGTGAAAATAAAATAGTTAGCGCTGGAGAATATATTGGACATACTGGAAATACAGGCCTTTCAACAGGCCCTCATTTACACTTTGAAGTAAGAATTAATGGCATAGCAATAAACCCAGATTTCCTTTTAAATGGTATGCTTATTGACAAAAATAAAATAATAAATAATAT